Proteins found in one Lepisosteus oculatus isolate fLepOcu1 chromosome 22, fLepOcu1.hap2, whole genome shotgun sequence genomic segment:
- the LOC102686983 gene encoding acyl-CoA dehydrogenase family member 11-like, with protein sequence MAARVLRLALAGRPAAGAWSRRASRGSSHLTAPRGRTEAPQEEERPHFSRSSIGSFFQERPQLRNPFLQDALLQGYLRRHLPAQAVSAVGADLERFGERICSEVDALGRQCEETPPRLQHCDAWGRRVDRILTCPAWGRMKEISAQEGLVAAGYERTFRDWSRVYQMSKLYLCSPSAGLYTCPLAMTDGAAKVIESLGKSGPLDKAFQRLTSRDPQQFWTSGQWMTERKGGSDVASGTETVARLQPDGTYRLYGFKWFTSATDSDMTLTLGRVEDSLGHTVGGSKGLSLFYAEVRDELGHLNNIEVQRLKDKLGTRQVPTAELLLDGLRAHRVSEEGRGVASIANMLTITRLHNTVSAVAGMRRIIALGRDYATKRFVFGKFLKDHPLHMQTLARMEVETRAAFLLMMSVCRLLGREELGSASELELHLLRLLTPVAKLYTGKQAMSVVSEGLECFGGQGYMEDTGLPGMLRDAQVLSIWEGTTNILSLDVLRCLAKSHGQVLEAFFTDAKSKLATASGKRELGPAVTAVDSALGRLGQLVRTVAQLSPRFLELAARDLAYSLARIYMGALLVDHAAWEGATKTDLYAALRWCEQDLCPVVTKETHGCYEQEAVAMDTALVYDGSPVITHSAL encoded by the exons ATGGCCGCGCGTGTCCTGAGGCTGGCCCTGGCTGGGCGGCCAGCGGCAGGGGCCTGGAGCCGCAGGGCGAGCAGAGGGAGCTCGCACCTCACCGCTCCGCGGGGCCGCACAGAGGCTCCGCAGGAGGAGGAGCGGCCTCACTTCTCCAGGTCCTCCATCGGGAGCTTCTTCCAGGAGAGGCCCCAGCTCAGGAACCCCTTTCTGCAGGACGCTCTGCTCCAGGGCTACCTGAGAAGACACCTCCCTGCTCAG GCTGTGAGCGCGGTCGGGGCAGATCTGGAGCGGTTTGGGGAACGGATCTGCAGTGAAGTGGACGCTCTGGGCCGGCAGTGTGAGGAGACCCCCCCCCGCCTGCAACACTGTGATGCCTGGGGTCGGCGAGTTGATCGCATCCTCACCTGCCCCGCCTGGGGCCGCATGAAGGAGATCTCGGCCCAGGAGGGGCTGGTGGCTGCTGGCTACGAGAGGACTTTCCGTGACTGGAG CCGTGTTTACCAGATGTCCAAACTATACCTCTGCTCTCCCTCTGCTGGACTCTACACCTGTCCTCTGGCTATGACTGATGGGGCAGCTAAAGTCATTGAG TCCCTGGGGAAGTCTGGACCCCTGGACAAAGCCTTCCAGCGGCTCACCTCTCGCGACCCTCAGCAGTTCTGGACCTCTGGCCAGTGGATGACAGAGCGGAAGGGGGGCTCTGACGTGG CCAGTGGGACGGAGACAGTAGCCCGGCTGCAGCCTGACGGGACCTACAGACTGTACGGATTCAAGTGGTTCACTTCTGCTACCGACTCTGACATGACCCTGACTCTGGGGAGAGTGGAGGACTCCCTTGGCCACACTGTAGGG GGCAGTAAGGGGCTGTCGCTGTTCTACGCAGAGGTGCGGGACGAGCTGGGCCACCTGAACAACATCGAGGTCCAGCGGCTGAAGGACAAGCTGGGGACCAGGCAGGTGCCCACTGCGGAGCTGCTCCTGGACGGCCTGCGAgcccacagg GTATCGGAGGAAGGCAGAGGAGTGGCCTCCATTGCCAACATGCTGACGATAACCCGCCTCCACAACACAGTGTCAGCGGTGGCTGGCATGAGGAG GATCATTGCTCTGGGCCGGGACTATGCCACAAAGCGCTTTGTCTTTGGGAAGTTCCTCAAGGATCATCCTCTCCACATGCAGACCCTGGCCAGGATGGAG GTGGAGACGCGCGCGGCCTTCCTGCTCATGATGTCCGTGTGCCGCCTGCTGGGCCGGGAAGAGCTGGGGTCGGCCTCCGAGCTGGAGCTGCACCTGCTGCGCCTGCTGACCCCCGTGGCCAAACTGTACACTGGGAAACAG GCTATGTCTGTGGTGTCTGAGGGCTTGGAGTGTTTCGGTGGACAGGGGTACATGGAGGACACGGGTTTGCCAGGAATGCTGAGAGATGCACAG GTCCTGAGTATCTGGGAGGGCACCACGAACATCCTGTCCCTGGACGTGCTGCGATGTCTGGCCAAGAGCCATGGCCAGGTTCTGGAAGCCTTCTTCACTGATGCCAAG AGTAAACTGGCCACGGCCTCAGGAAAACGGGAACTAGGCCCAGCTGTGACGGCAGTGGACAGCGCCCTCGGCAGGCTGGGGCAGTTGGTACGGACAGTGGCACAGCTCTCCCCTCGCTTCCTGGAGCTTGCAGCCCGAGACCTGGCATACAGCCTGGCACGCATCTACATGG GTGCCCTGCTGGTAGACCATGCTGCCTGGGAGGGGGCCACAAAAACAGACCTGTATGCTGCACTGAG ATGGTGTGAGCAAGACCTGTGCCCTGTGGTTACCAAGGAAACGCATGGCTGCTATGAGCAGGAGGCAGTTGCCATGGACACAGCCCTGGTGTATGATGGGAGTCCCGTTATCACTCACAGTGCCCTGTGA